In Brachypodium distachyon strain Bd21 chromosome 2, Brachypodium_distachyon_v3.0, whole genome shotgun sequence, one genomic interval encodes:
- the LOC104581339 gene encoding uncharacterized protein LOC104581339 isoform X3, with amino-acid sequence MVLVVWSVLLPYPKWLCLWSYIRSENSKGVAAALACSAQSSEAATVALRAAKGAVEAAKVANSDAKAAKKAADAVIAADGAKDRALGCKRDAEEAASEAKLAAKEADECAVVAEKAAAEAGERCNRARVACDNVEKLLENARVFEDKTKILSDPINTV; translated from the exons ATGGTGCTTGTTGTTTGGTCCGTACTGCTGCCCTATCCCAAG TGGCTTTGTCTCTGGAGTTACATTCGCTCAGAAAATTCAAAAGGTGTTGCTGCAGCCCTTGCGTGTTCGGCACAATCATCTGAAGCAGCAACTGTAGCACTCAGAGCTGCGAAAGGTGCGGTAGAAGCTGCTAAGGTGGCTAATTCTGATGCCAAAGCTGCCAAAAAAGCTGCAGATGCAGTTATTGCTGCAGACGGTGCTAAGGATCGGGCTCTTGGTTGTAAAAGAGATGCTGAAGAAGCTGCATCTGAAGCTAAGCTAGCTGCCAAGGAAGCAGATGAGTGTGCCGTTGTTGCGGAGAAAGCTGCCGCTGAAGCAGGTGAGAGGTGCAATCGAGCTCGAGTTGCTTGCGATAATGTTGAGAAGCTTTTAGAGAATGCTCGAGTCTTTGAAGACAAAACTAAAATTCTCTCTGACCCAATCAACACGGTCTGA
- the LOC100838078 gene encoding BTB/POZ and MATH domain-containing protein 4 has product MPTLMITVVEHALAASHDEITTSADAGVLRVSGTHDFTIRNYSRTACKGIGFGERIQSDEFTVDGLAWNVAFFPDGCSIFDWRDPAVFLKTAKMPSVAVYADFDASSYSRGFRRFVPRKRLEAEALHDDSVTLRCTVSVLKPADEPGLVEVPVPPSCFAENAARFLASGRAQFDVKFNVGGVLLEAHRLVLASQSPWFDTLLYGHWETTTTSGKEVDIVGTSPEAFKALLHYVYNDRMPPDADEAMTRQLFVAADMFLLERLKTMCAGRLCRRFLHDGNVDSVMRLAEAHSCAQLRQACENYLARRQRGLPVFLDKGN; this is encoded by the exons ATGCCCACTCTAATGATTACTGTTGTTGAG cacgcGCTAGCAGCTAGCCACGACGAGATAACGAcgagcgccgacgccggcgtgcTGAGGGTGTCGGGCACGCACGACTTCACCATCCGGAACTACAGCCGGACCGCCTGTAAGGGCATCGGCTTCGGCGAACGCATCCAGTCGGACGAATTCACCGTCGACGGCCTCGCGTGGAACGTggccttcttccccgacgGCTGCAGCATCTTCGACTGGCGCGACCCGGCCGTGTTCCTGAAGACGGCCAAGATGCCCTCCGTCGCCGTGTACGCCGAC TTCGACGCCTCCAGCTACAGCCGGGGCTTCCGCCGCTTCGTCCCGCGGAAGCGGCTCGAGGCGGAGGCCCTCCACGACGACTCCGTCACGCTGCGCTGCACCGTCAGCGTCCTCAAGCCGGCAGACGAGCCGGGGCTCGTCGAggtgccggtgccgccgtCCTGCTTCGCCGAGAACGCCGCCAGGTTCCTGGCCAGCGGGCGGGCCCAGTTCGACGTCAAGTTCAACGTGGGCGGCGTGCTCCTGGAGGCGCACAGGCTCGTGCTCGCCAGCCAGTCCCCGTGGTTCGACACCCTTCTCTACGGCCACTGGGAGACGACTACGACGAGCGGCAAGGAAGTAGACATCGTGGGCACGAGCCCCGAGGCGTTCAAGGCGCTGCTCCACTACGTGTACAACGACCGGATGCCGCCTGACGCGGACGAGGCGATGACGCGGCAGCTCTTCGTGGCCGCCGACATGTTCCTGTTGGAGAGGCTCAAGACGATGTGCGCCGGCAGGCTGTGCCGCCGCTTCCTCCACGACGGCAATGTGGACAGCGTCATGCGGCTCGCGGAGGCGCACTCCTGCGCCCAGCTCCGACAGGCCTGCGAGAATTACTTGGCACGTCGCCAACGCGGATTGCCAGTTTTTCTCGATAAAGGAAACTAA
- the LOC104581339 gene encoding uncharacterized protein LOC104581339 isoform X2, translating into MGNSQLKDALLHRTGAADARAEGRGQDNGAGMPGGGEPHHDGGAANVSGTITDPSVGAQEGEPMLKDERYEKDDCSELLHPLLPILEDYMIEMLPAYATVAFSGLTMFHLMVANNVCPSGSTRHRTVPVVHVSLHVHPIWSSINNLGDRCYKMSAVCRSSGWVLAGAVAVYSRAWRIYNYDQIAV; encoded by the exons ATGGGGAATTCCCAG CTCAAGGACGCCTTGCTCCACCGCACGGGAGCGGCCGATGCTCGGGCCGAAGGGCGGGGGCAGGACAACGGGGCCGGCATGCCTGGTGGAGGAGAGCCACATCATGATGGTGGCGCAGCGAACGTGAGCGGGACGATCACGGATCCGTCGGTCGGGGCGCAGGAAGGGGAACCCATG TTAAAGGATGAACGGTACGAAAAGGATGACTGCAGCGAACTTCTTCACCCATTGCTTCCGATTCTAGAGGATTACATGATCGAGATGCTTCCGGCCTATGCTACTGTCGCATTTTCTGGGTTGACCATGTTCCATTTGATGGTGGCAAACAATGTTTGCCCAAGTGGCTCAACCAGGCATCGTACAGTCCCTGTTGTACATGTGTCCTTACACGTACATCCCATTTGGAGTAGCATCAACAATCTTGGCGACCGTTGCTACAAAATGTCGGCGGTTTGCAGGAGCAGCGGCTGGGTTCTTGCTGGGGCAGTTGCTGTATATTCTCGTGCTTGGAGGATTTACAACTATGATCAGATTGCAGTCTAA
- the LOC104581339 gene encoding uncharacterized protein LOC104581339 isoform X1: MGNSQVKRNEEASDLKDALLHRTGAADARAEGRGQDNGAGMPGGGEPHHDGGAANVSGTITDPSVGAQEGEPMLKDERYEKDDCSELLHPLLPILEDYMIEMLPAYATVAFSGLTMFHLMVANNVCPSGSTRHRTVPVVHVSLHVHPIWSSINNLGDRCYKMSAVCRSSGWVLAGAVAVYSRAWRIYNYDQIAV, from the exons ATGGGGAATTCCCAGGTGAAAAGGAACGAGGAGGCTTCGGAT CTCAAGGACGCCTTGCTCCACCGCACGGGAGCGGCCGATGCTCGGGCCGAAGGGCGGGGGCAGGACAACGGGGCCGGCATGCCTGGTGGAGGAGAGCCACATCATGATGGTGGCGCAGCGAACGTGAGCGGGACGATCACGGATCCGTCGGTCGGGGCGCAGGAAGGGGAACCCATG TTAAAGGATGAACGGTACGAAAAGGATGACTGCAGCGAACTTCTTCACCCATTGCTTCCGATTCTAGAGGATTACATGATCGAGATGCTTCCGGCCTATGCTACTGTCGCATTTTCTGGGTTGACCATGTTCCATTTGATGGTGGCAAACAATGTTTGCCCAAGTGGCTCAACCAGGCATCGTACAGTCCCTGTTGTACATGTGTCCTTACACGTACATCCCATTTGGAGTAGCATCAACAATCTTGGCGACCGTTGCTACAAAATGTCGGCGGTTTGCAGGAGCAGCGGCTGGGTTCTTGCTGGGGCAGTTGCTGTATATTCTCGTGCTTGGAGGATTTACAACTATGATCAGATTGCAGTCTAA
- the LOC100827770 gene encoding protein DETOXIFICATION 16: MKTSVEEPLLATGYDKEDRENAVAAEAKRLLWLAGPLVASGILRSALQMVSVMFVGHLGELPLAGASLATSVTSVTGFTLFIGMSGALDTLCGQAFGAGQYHLLGVYKQSAMVALTLTCVPIALVWACVSQILVFLGQDRAIAAEAGSYAWWLIPSLVPYVPLVCHIRFLQAQSIVVPVMASSAITALGHVLVCWALVHKAGMGSKGAALSNAVSYCVNLAILAIYVRVSGACKRTWTGFSMEAFKELPRFAELALSSAMMVCLEQWSFELLVLLSGLLPNPALETSVLSICLNTGDLIFMVASGLCTAISTRVSNELGAGHPQAAKRATNLVLCMALSEGLVIAITMFLLRNYWGYVYSNEEDVISYIARMIPILAISYLIDGLHSSLSGVLTGCGKQKIGARVSLGAFYLAGIPMAVLLAFVFRLNGMGLWLGILCGSMTKLFLLMWITMCINWEKEATKAKEMVLRSSLPVA; encoded by the exons ATGAAGACGAGCGTAGAAGAGCCCCTGCTCGCCACGGGTTACGACAAGGAGGACAGAGAGAAtgccgtggcggcggaggcgaagcGGCTGCTGTGGCTGGCAGGGCCGCTGGTGGCGAGCGGCATCCTCCGGAGCGCGCTCCAGATGGTATCAGTCATGTTCGTTGGCCACCTCGGCGAGCTTCCCCTTGCCGGCGCCTCTCTAGCAACTTCCGTTACCAGCGTCACCGGTTTCACCTTGTTCATTGGCATGTCGGGCGCGCTGGACACGCTGTGCGGGCAGGCGTTCGGCGCAGGGCAGTACCACCTCCTGGGAGTCTACAAGCAGAGCGCCATGGTGGCGCTCACGCTCACCTGCGTCCCAATCGCCCTCGTCTGGGCCTGCGTCTCGCAGATCCTGGTGTTCCTCGGCCAGGACCGGGCCAtcgccgccgaggccggcTCCTACGCGTGGTGGCTGATCCCGTCCCTCGTCCCGTACGTGCCACTCGTGTGCCACATCAGGTTCTTGCAGGCGCAGAGCATCGTTGTGCCGGTGATGGCCAGCTCCGCCATCACGGCTTTGGGGCACGTCTTGGTGTGCTGGGCGCTTGTGCACAAGGCCGGCATGGGGAGCAAAGGCGCCGCGCTGAGCAACGCCGTCTCCTACTGCGTCAACTTGGCCATACTGGCCATCTATGTGAGGGTGTCGGGTGCTTGCAAGCGGACGTGGACAGGGTTCTCCATGGAGGCGTTTAAGGAGCTGCCACGGTTCGCCGAGCtcgccctctcctccgccATGATGGTCTG CTTGGAGCAGTGGTCGTTTGAACTGCTTGTACTGCTCTCTGGTCTTCTGCCCAATCCTGCACTTGAAACCTCCGTACTGTCGATATG CCTTAACACTGGCGATCTCATCTTCATGGTGGCATCTGGTCTCTGCACTGCCATAAG CACGCGCGTCTCCAATGAACTTGGTGCCGGTCATCCACAGGCAGCAAAGCGGGCAACCAACCTAGTCTTATGCATGGCCTTGTCTGAAGGATTGGTGATTGCCATAACAATGTTTCTCCTACGCAATTACTGGGGTTATGTGTACAGCAACGAGGAGGACGTTATCAGCTACATTGCTCGAATGATACCGATTCTCGCGATTTCATACTTGATAGATGGGCTCCACAGTTCTCTTTCAG GTGTGCTAACTGGATGTGGCAAGCAGAAGATCGGCGCACGTGTCAGCCTCGGCGCATTCTACTTGGCCGGCATTCCCATGGCAGTGTTGCTTGCATTTGTCTTCCGTCTGAATGGAATG GGTCTTTGGCTAGGCATCCTCTGCGGTAGCATGACCAAGCTTTTCTTACTTATGTGGATTACAATGTGTATAAACTGGGAGAAAGAG GCAACTAAGGCAAAAGAAATGGTGCTAAGGTCATCTCTTCCGGTAGCATGA